The following coding sequences are from one Rissa tridactyla isolate bRisTri1 chromosome 14, bRisTri1.patW.cur.20221130, whole genome shotgun sequence window:
- the LOC128917441 gene encoding globoside alpha-1,3-N-acetylgalactosaminyltransferase 1-like isoform X5, with protein MKGYRVNYYIFTDNPETIPNVQLQPGRRFVIVPIKKYPSWQAISMRRMEAINKHIAETSHQEVDYLFCLDIDMVFYNSWGPETLGDTVAAIHPGYFNVPRSQFPYERRSSSAAYIPDGEGDFYYGGAVFGGLVKKVYEFTRTCHMTILTDKANEIMAAWQEESHLNRHFLSHKPSKVLSPEYLWDDRKPKPPEIHLIRFSKVDKNYKEIRD; from the coding sequence ATGAAAGGCTATCGAGTGAACTATTATATCTTCACTGACAACCCTGAGACAATTCCCAATGTCCAGCTGCAGCCCGGACGAAGGTTTGTCATTGTCCCCATCAAGAAATACCCTAGCTGGCAAGCGATCTCCATGCGCAGGATGGAGGCCATAAACAAGCACATAGCGGAGACCAGCCATCAGGAGGTGGACTACCTCTTCTGCCTGGACATTGACATGGTGTTCTACAATTCCTGGGGGCCTGAGACCCTGGGTGATACAGTAGCAGCCATACACCCTGGCTATTTCAATGTCCCTCGAAGCCAGTTCCCTTATGAGAGGAGGAGCTCTTCAGCAGCCTACATCCCTGATGGAGAAGGGGACTTCTACTACGGAGGAGCCGTGTTTGGAGGGCTGGTCAAGAAAGTTTATGAGTTCACCAGGACTTGCCACATGACCATTCTGACAGACAAAGCCAATGAGATCATGGCAGCCTGGCAGGAAGAAAGCCATCTCAACAGGCACTTCCTCTCCCACAAACCCTCCAAGGTTCTTTCTCCAGAGTATTTATGGGATGACAGGAAGCCAAAGCCCCCTGAAATTCACCTCATACGTTTCTCCAAAGTGGATAAGAACTACAAAGAGATAAGAGACTGA